One genomic segment of Mycolicibacterium neworleansense includes these proteins:
- a CDS encoding AAA family ATPase, whose product MTQPSPDPAREALLALRNEIAKVVVGQDAVISGLVVALLCRGHVLLEGVPGVAKTLLVRTLAAALQLDFKRVQFTPDLMPGDVTGSLVYDARTAEFEFRAGPVFTNLLLADEINRTPPKTQAALLEAMEERQVSVDGTPRPLPDPFIVAATQNPIEYEGTYQLPEAQLDRFLLKLTVPLPPRDQEIAILGRHAHGFDPRDLSSVQPVAGAAELAAGRDAVRQVLVGDEVLGYIVDIVGATRHSPSLQLGVSPRGATALLATSRSWAWLSGRNYVTPDDVKAMARSTLRHRVALRPEAELEGATSDGVLDGILAAVPVPR is encoded by the coding sequence GTGACTCAGCCCTCCCCCGACCCAGCCCGTGAAGCCCTGCTGGCCCTGCGCAACGAGATCGCCAAGGTGGTGGTCGGTCAGGATGCGGTGATCAGCGGCCTGGTGGTGGCGCTGCTGTGCCGGGGCCATGTGCTGCTCGAGGGTGTGCCCGGGGTGGCCAAGACCCTGTTGGTGCGCACCCTGGCCGCGGCGCTGCAGCTGGATTTCAAGCGCGTGCAGTTCACCCCGGACCTGATGCCCGGTGATGTCACGGGCTCGCTGGTGTACGACGCGCGCACCGCCGAGTTCGAGTTCCGTGCCGGGCCGGTGTTCACGAATCTGCTGCTGGCCGACGAGATCAACCGGACCCCGCCGAAAACCCAGGCGGCGCTGCTGGAGGCCATGGAGGAGCGCCAGGTCAGCGTCGACGGGACCCCCCGACCGCTGCCCGATCCGTTCATCGTGGCGGCCACCCAGAACCCGATCGAGTACGAGGGCACCTATCAGCTGCCCGAGGCTCAGCTGGACCGCTTCCTGCTCAAGCTCACGGTGCCGCTGCCGCCGCGGGATCAGGAGATCGCGATCCTGGGACGGCACGCGCACGGCTTCGATCCACGTGACCTGTCCTCTGTCCAGCCGGTGGCCGGTGCGGCCGAGCTGGCAGCCGGACGCGACGCGGTGCGCCAGGTGCTCGTCGGTGATGAGGTGCTGGGCTACATCGTCGACATCGTCGGGGCCACCCGGCATTCCCCGTCCTTGCAGCTCGGCGTATCCCCGCGCGGCGCGACCGCGCTGCTGGCCACATCGCGGTCCTGGGCCTGGCTGTCCGGCCGCAACTACGTGACCCCGGACGACGTCAAGGCGATGGCCCGGTCGACGCTGCGACACCGGGTGGCGTTGCGCCCGGAGGCCGAGCTGGAGGGCGCCACCTCCGACGGAGTGCTGGACGGCATCCTGGCTGCTGTTCCGGTGCCGCGCTGA
- a CDS encoding DUF4129 domain-containing protein, with product MTNIDIDRDAAHDAAQNELAKPIYPRASPTDQISEWLNDLLYRITAAGSTIPGGWFTISVLVILVVVAVVVAVRIARRTMRTARAGAQALFDRQELSAAQHRSIAEQYAAQGDWSAAIRNRVRALARHLEEAGVLDAVPGRTATELARDAGAALPARASELSIAATTFNDVTYGERPGTESAYRAIAALDDEVIPV from the coding sequence GTGACGAACATCGACATCGACCGTGACGCCGCGCACGACGCCGCGCAGAACGAATTGGCCAAACCGATCTACCCCCGGGCGTCACCGACCGATCAGATCAGCGAGTGGCTCAACGATCTGCTGTACCGGATCACCGCCGCCGGCTCCACGATTCCGGGTGGCTGGTTCACCATCTCAGTGCTGGTGATCCTGGTCGTGGTCGCCGTCGTGGTGGCGGTGCGCATTGCGCGACGCACCATGCGTACCGCCCGCGCCGGGGCCCAGGCCCTGTTCGACCGCCAGGAACTCAGCGCCGCGCAACACCGATCGATTGCCGAACAATATGCCGCACAAGGCGATTGGTCGGCCGCGATTCGTAATCGGGTGCGCGCGCTGGCCCGTCATCTTGAGGAGGCCGGCGTCCTGGACGCCGTCCCGGGCCGTACCGCCACCGAACTCGCTCGCGACGCCGGCGCGGCCCTGCCCGCGAGGGCATCAGAGTTGTCCATCGCGGCAACCACATTCAACGACGTCACCTACGGTGAGCGGCCGGGTACCGAGTCGGCCTACCGGGCGATCGCGGCCCTTGACGACGAGGTCATTCCCGTATGA
- a CDS encoding GatB/YqeY domain-containing protein: MAELKDKLRADLTGAMKSQDKLRTATLRMVLAAIQSEEVSGKQARELSDAEVIAVLARESKKRGEAAEIYTQNGRGELAANEHAEARVIDEYLPTPLTDAELADVADTAIAQVAEQIGERPGMRQMGQVMKAATTIAAGKADGARLSAAVKARL, translated from the coding sequence ATGGCCGAGCTCAAGGACAAGCTGCGCGCGGATCTCACCGGCGCGATGAAGTCGCAGGACAAGTTGCGCACCGCCACCCTGCGCATGGTGCTGGCCGCGATCCAGAGCGAGGAGGTCTCGGGCAAGCAGGCCAGGGAACTGTCTGACGCCGAGGTGATCGCGGTACTGGCCCGCGAATCGAAGAAGCGCGGCGAGGCGGCCGAGATCTACACCCAGAACGGGCGCGGCGAACTGGCCGCCAACGAGCACGCCGAGGCCCGCGTCATCGACGAATACCTGCCCACCCCGCTGACCGACGCCGAACTCGCCGACGTCGCCGACACCGCCATCGCACAGGTCGCCGAACAGATCGGGGAACGTCCCGGCATGCGGCAGATGGGCCAGGTGATGAAGGCCGCCACGACCATCGCCGCCGGCAAGGCCGACGGCGCCCGGCTGTCCGCGGCGGTCAAAGCGCGACTGTAG